The window GATTACGGCAAGAGCGGCAAACTCATGGGTAAGAACATTGAAACCGATGCCTTTCAGGAAAACTCCCCTGATGATCACAACGAAATAGCGCAGAGGATTGACAACAGTCAGATACTGGGCGAACTCCGGCATGTTCTCGATCGGAAAAGCGAATCCTGAGAGCAGAATTGTGGGGAAAATCAGGAAAAAACAGCTCATCATGGCCTGCTGCTGCGTGCTGCTGACAGTAGAAATCAGAAGCCCGACACCGAGAGAACTCATCAGGAACAGGCCTGTAGCCGAATACAGCAAAATCAGGCTGCCCATGAATGGTATGTGAAACCATTTTACAGCTAGCAGCAGAATCAGCGTTACATCCAGAAATCCAACCAGCGCATAGGGAATCGTTTTCCCCAGAATCAGCTCGCTTTTTCTGATCGGTGTGACGATCAGCTGCTCGATAGTACCGACTTCCTTTTCCCGCACGATCGACATGGAAGAAAGCAGAAGTGTAATCACAGTCAGCATCAGCCCCAGTACACCAGGAATATAAAAGTTACGGCTCTCCAGAGTCTGATTGAACCAGACGCGTGACTGAACCTGAATCGACGGTATTTCCTTGTCGATGCCTGCGGATTTAACCCGTTCAGCCAGAAGTTCGTGATTCAGTTGAGCTATCACCTGCTGCGAATAGTTCAGGATCAGCGCAGCGGAATTGGAGTCAGTCCCGTCAATCAGAAGCTGCAGGTCCGCACTTTTTCCTGTTCCTGCCATTTCCGCGAATCCCTTGCGGATACGAATCGCCAGCCTGATTTTGCCTTCATCAAGCAATCTGGTTGTTTCCAGAGGATTCCGGGTAAAATAGTCCAGCGAAAAATAACTGGAGCCCTGAAATCCGGCTAAAACCGCGCGAGAAGCGGAACTGTTATCCTGATCTTCAAAAGCAGTCACTATGTGCCTGACATCCGTGTTCACGGCATAGCCGAAAATCATGGTCTGCAGCACAGGAACAAAAATCGCTACAGCCCGCATCCTGGGGTCTCTGAAGAGCTGCAGGAACTCTTTTTTCAGCATTGCCAGCAGTCGTTCAAACATCATTTCACCTGAAAATATTTTTCAGCTTACGCTCAGCCACGATCAGCATCACAATCGCGAACACAAAAAGAGAAATCACTTCAGCCGCAAAGAAAGAAAAGCCGTTGCCTTTCAGATAAATCGCTTTGATGATGGTCACGAAATAGCGGGCAGGCACCGCAATTCTTGACAGAAGTCTTACCACTGCGGGCATGTTATTGATGTCAAAGATAAAACCAGACAGCAGGAAAGCAGGAAGAAATGTGGTAACCAGGGCAAACTGAGCTGAAACGAGCTGGCTTTTAGCAGCCACTGAAATAAAAATTCCCATGCTGAGCGCAGAGAGCAGAAAAAGCGATGATAAAGCGAAAAGCAGTGTCAGGCTGCCCCTGAAAGGAACATCAAAGACTTCAATCCCGATGAAAATTGAGATTGCCACGTCAGTCATGCCGATCACAAAATAGGGAATCAGCTTTCCCAGGATCATCTCAGACGGCAGGAGCGGAGAAGGCTTCAGAAGCTCCAGATTTCCGTTTTCCCATTCCCTGGAAACGGTCTGGGATGTCAGAAGCGCAGCGATCACCATCATGATCAGCGCGATCAGACCAGGCACGATGAAATTCCTGGATTTGAGTTCAGGATTGTAGAGAACCCTGGGCCGCATGTCAACAGGCAGAACGAACCTTGCTGATATCGCAGTTTCCATTCTGCTCTTAAGCACTTCGGCATTGTACTGCATGGATATTGCGTTAAAGTAACCCATTGCGATTCCGGCGGTCGTGGAATCGCTGCCGTCAAGCAGCACTTGTATTTCCGGGTTTTTTCCGCAAAAGATTTTTCTGGAAAATTCCGGGGGTATCACTATCCCGGCCAGAGCCTTGCGGGCATCGATCAGCTCTTCGACTTCCCGATAATTGCTGCAATAATAATTCAGGGAAAAATACCTGGAACCCTGAAAAGAAGACAGAAATTCACGGCTTTGAAAGCTTGCGTCTCTGTCGATCACAGCCAGCGGAATCCTGTCCACATCAAGCGATAAAGCGTATCCAAAAAGAAACAGAAGCATCACAGGAATCAGGATTGACAGACCCAGGGAACGTTTGTCCCGCAGCACATGGATAAACTCCTTCCTGGCCACAGCCCTGAGGCGCCTGATTTTCATGATGCAGCCTTTCTGTTTTCCTCATCGATCAGCGTTACAAACACATCCTCAAGCGTGGGATTAGTAATTTTCAAGGTGCTGGAAGCGGAAAGCACTTTTTTCAGTTCCTGAGGACTGCCTTCAGCGATCATCCTGCCTCTGTAAATCAGGCAGAGCCTGGCGCAGAATTCCGCCTCATCCATGTAATGAGTAGTCACGAAAACAGTAGCTCCCGAATCTGCGAAGGAATAGATCAGATCCCAGAATTTTCTGCGCGTAAGCGGATCAACGCCTGAGGTAGGTTCGTCCAGGAAGATTATTTCAGGTTGATGCAGCACAGCGCAGCCTAATGCCAGTCGCTGTTTCCAGCCTGCCGGCAGGATCGAGGCCGGCTGATTGTGCTGCTCGGTCAATCCAGCCATTTCCAGCACGAATTCCCGCCTTTTTTTTCGGATTTCCCTGGGCACATTGTAAATCCCGGAATAAAAATCGATGTTTTCATCTACTGTCAGGTCGCCGTACAGCGAAAATTTCTGGCTCATGTAGCCGATGCGCTCCTTGATCTTCTCTGATTCACTGATTATGTCGAATCCGGCCACTGTTCCCTCTCCGG is drawn from Candidatus Wallbacteria bacterium and contains these coding sequences:
- a CDS encoding ABC transporter permease, whose product is MKIRRLRAVARKEFIHVLRDKRSLGLSILIPVMLLFLFGYALSLDVDRIPLAVIDRDASFQSREFLSSFQGSRYFSLNYYCSNYREVEELIDARKALAGIVIPPEFSRKIFCGKNPEIQVLLDGSDSTTAGIAMGYFNAISMQYNAEVLKSRMETAISARFVLPVDMRPRVLYNPELKSRNFIVPGLIALIMMVIAALLTSQTVSREWENGNLELLKPSPLLPSEMILGKLIPYFVIGMTDVAISIFIGIEVFDVPFRGSLTLLFALSSLFLLSALSMGIFISVAAKSQLVSAQFALVTTFLPAFLLSGFIFDINNMPAVVRLLSRIAVPARYFVTIIKAIYLKGNGFSFFAAEVISLFVFAIVMLIVAERKLKNIFR
- a CDS encoding ABC transporter ATP-binding protein, encoding MVTKTETIVEVTDLTRKFDDFIAVDRISLKIGRGEVFGFLGPNGAGKSTTIRMLCGLLVPTSGEGTVAGFDIISESEKIKERIGYMSQKFSLYGDLTVDENIDFYSGIYNVPREIRKKRREFVLEMAGLTEQHNQPASILPAGWKQRLALGCAVLHQPEIIFLDEPTSGVDPLTRRKFWDLIYSFADSGATVFVTTHYMDEAEFCARLCLIYRGRMIAEGSPQELKKVLSASSTLKITNPTLEDVFVTLIDEENRKAAS
- a CDS encoding ABC transporter permease; the encoded protein is MFERLLAMLKKEFLQLFRDPRMRAVAIFVPVLQTMIFGYAVNTDVRHIVTAFEDQDNSSASRAVLAGFQGSSYFSLDYFTRNPLETTRLLDEGKIRLAIRIRKGFAEMAGTGKSADLQLLIDGTDSNSAALILNYSQQVIAQLNHELLAERVKSAGIDKEIPSIQVQSRVWFNQTLESRNFYIPGVLGLMLTVITLLLSSMSIVREKEVGTIEQLIVTPIRKSELILGKTIPYALVGFLDVTLILLLAVKWFHIPFMGSLILLYSATGLFLMSSLGVGLLISTVSSTQQQAMMSCFFLIFPTILLSGFAFPIENMPEFAQYLTVVNPLRYFVVIIRGVFLKGIGFNVLTHEFAALAVI